The genomic region CGAATCGTCCGCGAATTTCCGGCGCAGGTGATCCTGATGGGCGGGCCCTCCGATCAGGAGGATGCGCAGATGGTCGCGCGGCGCACGACGGTCGCCATGCTCGGAAAAAATCTTTTCGACCTGACGGGAAAGTTCCCCGATTTGCGCACCTTCATGGCGATGGCGAGCGAGTGTGCGCTTTTTGTGGGGAACGATTCGGGCCCGGGCCATATCGCGGCGGCGCTGGGGGTTCCCTTCGTGTGCACGTTCAGCGGGACGAACCATCCCGCCGAGTGGGGGCCGCGGGGGGAGCGCGTCGTTTTGATACGGAAGAAAATCGACTGCGAAGGATGCGGCCTCACGCTCTGCGATCACCACTCGTGCATGGCGGGGCTGGATGCCGACCCGGTTTACCAGGCGGTGAAAAAATGCGTATTGGCATAGATGCCCGGATGATCTCGATGAGCGGGATCGGGACCTACCTGCGGAACCTGACGGGGGGGCTGGCGCAGATCGGGGGGCGCCACAAATTTGTGCTGCTCCTTCGGCACTCCGATCGCGGCGATCTGCCCGCGCTCAGTTCGAACTTCACCATCGAGGAGGTGGAGGCGGCGCCCTACTCGCTGGCCGAGCAGTTTCAGGTCATGCGGGCCGTCTCCCGCCTGAAGCTCGACTTGATCCATCATCCCCATTATGCGGCCCCGCTCTTCGGGGGAACGCCCATGGTGGCGACGATCCACGATCTGATTCACCAGATTTTCCCCGAACACTGTCCCTCCCGCCTGGCCTGGCGGATGTCGTGGCTGCTGGCGCGGCGGACGGCGAGCCGGGCGCGGCTGATCCTCACCGTCTCCGAGCACTCCCGCAGGGATATCCTGACGCATCTGGGGGTGCCGCCGGAAAAAGTCCGGCTGACCTACAACTGCCTCCCGCTCGGCTGGGGAGAGGGGGAGCCGGCGCTGCCCCTTCCCGTTCTGGCGCTGGGCGAGAGGCCCTATTTCCTGCACGTGGGCAATCACAAAATACACAAAAATCTTTCTCTTTTACTCGAGGCATTCTCGCGGCTTGCGCCCCGGGAGAAGGGAATCCGCCTGGTCCTCACGGGCGAGCGCGGGGAGCTGGAGGCGGATTTGTCCCGGCTTCACCTGGAGGGGGACGAGGTGGTTTTTCTCGGCGATCTGCCGAACTCGGCGCTCGCCGATGTCTACCGCAAGGCGGTCGCCCTCGTGTTCCCCTCGCAGTACGAGGGCTTCGGCTACCCGCCGCTGGAGGCAATGGGCTGCGGCACCCCGCCCATCGTTTCGGATGCGGCCTCGCTTCCCGAGGTGGTCGGGGATGCCGGCCTTATCGTCCCGGTCGGAGAGGTGGCGCCCCTCGCGGAGGCCATGGAGCGGATATTGTCGGATGTGGAGCTGCGCCGGCGGCTCTCCGAGCGGGCGGCGGAGCGCGTCCGCGCGTTCTCGTGGCGAAACCTGGCCGAGAAAACGCTCAAGGCCTACGAAGATGCGGCGGATATCCCGGGATGAGGGCCTCGGGCGATATGTCCTCGAGCCGTGTAAGGCGGGAGCGGGAATTTCACGAGGCGCAAAGCGCGCGCCGGGCCGGGGAGATCTCCGGCGAGGCGCTGCGCTTCGAGGATCGGACCTGGCTGGATCATGAAGATTGGGTCCGCGATACTTTCGATGTGCTGGGAGATGTGCGGGACAAGTGGGTGCTGGACTATGGCGCGGGCGAGGGCTGGAGCTCGGTGATCCTCGCGCGGCGGGGGGCAAAGGTGGCGGCTTTCGACATTGCGCACGGAAACGCGCTGATGGCCTCCCGGCGCGCCGCGGCGAACGGGGTCGGGGACCGCGTCGCGCTCCAGGAGATGGCGGGCGAGCGGCTGGGTTACCGGAGCGGTGTTTTTCAAGCCGTCTACGGGAACGCCGTTCTCCATCATGTGGACCTCGAAGCGGCGGGGCGGGAACTCCTCCGGGTGCTGCGCCCCGGCGGGGTGGCGGTCTTCAGCGAACCCTGGGGGGGAAATCCCGTCCTCGAGTTCGTGCGCCGGCACGTACCCTACCGGGGGAAGGACCGGACGCCCGACGAGCGCCCCCTCCGGGTCGAGGATGTGGAGAAGCTTCGCGCCCTGTTTCCCACGCTCGAGATCAGGCCCTATCAGCTTCTCTCCATGATCCGGCGGCAGTTTCCGTGGCGGCCCTTGATTCGCGCCCTCGAGGCGGCGGATGGGCGGCTGCTCAAGCTTTTTCCTTCCCTCTGGCGGTATTGCCGCTATGTGGTCCTGGTGCTGCGGACGGAACGAACCTGATGCGGGTGGCGATCGTACATGACTGGCTCACGGGGATGCGGGGCGGGGAGAAATGCCTCGAGGTCTTTTGCGAGATCTACCCCGAGGCGGATATCTTCACGCTGCTCCATCTGAAGGGGTCGGTTTCGCCGCTGATCGAGCGCCACCGCATCATCACCAGCCCGATGCAGCATTTTCCCCGGGTGGAGCGGTACTACCGCCACATGCTGCCGCTGATGCCCTGGTTCATTCGGATGCTCGATCTCCGGGGCTATGACTTTGTCCTCTCGAGCAGCCACTGCGTGGCGAAGGGTGTCCGCCTCGATCCCGATGTTTTTCACCTCTGTTACTGCTACACCCCGATGCGCTACGCATGGAGCGCCTATGAGGATTACTTCGGCGGCGATCGGGTCGGGGCGCCGCTCCGATGGATTCTCCCGTGGGTGATGGAATACCTCCGGCGGTGGGACAACGAGTCGAACCGGGGGGTATATGAATTCGTGGGTATCAGCTACGCGGTGGCCGATCGCATCCGGCGCTTCTATCAGCGGGATGCCGACGTGCTCTACCCGCCGGTGGACACGGATCGCTTCCGCCCCCGCGGCGCGCCGGGCGATTACTATCTGATGGTGTCGGCGTTTGCCCCCTACAAAAGGGTGGACCTGGCGGTGGAGGCCTTCAACCGGCTCGGCCGGCCGCTCAAGATCGTCGGAACCGGCCAGGACTTCGAACGGGTGCGGCGGATGGGGAAATCCAACATCGAATTCCTCGGCTGGCAGGATGACGCCACCCTCGCCGAGCTTTACCCGGGCTGCCGGGCGTTCATCTTTCCGGGAGAGGAGGATTTCGGCATCACCCCGCTCGAGGCCCAGGCCTGCGGGCGGCCGGTCATCGCCTACGGTGCGGGGGGGGCGCTCGAGACGGTCCGCGCCCTCAACCAGGAGGATTTTTCCCCGCCGCCGGGCTTCGCCTCCTGGTCGCAGGGGGGTGAGGGGGCGCCGACGGGGGTATTCTTCGATCGGGCCGGCCCGGACGCACTCGCCGATGCCGTCCGCTGCTTCGAGGCGAACGAGGAGAAGTTTCTCCCCGAGGCGGCCCGCCAGCAGGCGGAGAAGTTCGGAAAAGCGCGGTTCCGCGAGGCGGCCCGGCGCCGCTTCGCCGAGGGACGGGCGGCCCACAAGCGGCGGCTGGCCGCGATCCAGGAATAGGGCGATGCTGAAAAAGTATGGCCAGATCAATGTGATCGTCTTGTTCGCCGGCGATGCCCTGGCGCTCTCGGCGGCGTGGTTTCTCGCCTATTTGATTCGCTTTCATGTGGGGATCATCCCGCTCCGGCGGGGCTTCGTCCCGGCCTCGGAATACATGGTTCTCCTTCCCGTCGTGTGGGCGGCCTGGCTCCTGTCCGCCCGGATCACCCATCTCTACCTGCACCGCACCGGCCTCAAAAGCACCGAGGAGATCGGACGGCTGACGCACACGATGGCCTGGGCGGTGATGATGCTCATCGCGCTGACGTTTTTCTTCCGCGAGCAGAGCTACAGCCGGGTGATGGCGGTATATTTCATGGTGCTGGGACCTTTCTTCCTCTTTCTCGTGCGGCGCTTGGCATGGTCCCTCATCCGCAAGCTCCGGCGGAGGGGGGTGGACATGCGCCGGATCCTCATCGTCGGGACCGGCGGGGCCGCCCGGAAGATGGCCGAACTCCTGCGGGCCCACCGCTATCTCGGGTTCGAGCTGGCGGGCTGCCTCGCGGAAAAAGAGGGGGGTGGCGCAGGGCAGCTGAGCCTGCCCGTTTTGGGCGCGCTGGGGGACGCCCCCCAGGTGGTCGAGCGCGAAAACATTGCCGAGGTGTATGTGGCCCTGCCCGCTTCCGAGCGGGCGTCCCTCGATGGTCTTTTGGACTCGCTCGCCGATTCGAGCGTTGATCTGCGCCTGGTTCCCGATGTGGTGGACTTCATGCGCCTGAACGCCGGCATCGAGGATTTCTCCGGGATTCCGATCATCGTCCTCTCCCAGTCCCCGCTCCTGGGGTGGAACCGGCTGGTCAAGCGGCTGATGGATGTGGTGATGGGGACGCTGGCGCTGGCTCTCCTGAGCCCGGTGATTTTGATCGTGGCCGCGCTGGTGAAGCTGACGAGCCCCGGCCCCCTCTTTTATGTGCAGGAGCGGATGGGCCTGGACGGCGTTTCCTTTCAGATGTACAAGTTCCGTTCCATGAAGGTGGATGCCGAAAAGGAAACCGGCGCCGTTTGGGCCCGGCCGGACGATGACCGG from bacterium harbors:
- a CDS encoding glycosyltransferase family 9 protein; the encoded protein is RIVREFPAQVILMGGPSDQEDAQMVARRTTVAMLGKNLFDLTGKFPDLRTFMAMASECALFVGNDSGPGHIAAALGVPFVCTFSGTNHPAEWGPRGERVVLIRKKIDCEGCGLTLCDHHSCMAGLDADPVYQAVKKCVLA
- a CDS encoding glycosyltransferase family 1 protein, with the protein product MRIGIDARMISMSGIGTYLRNLTGGLAQIGGRHKFVLLLRHSDRGDLPALSSNFTIEEVEAAPYSLAEQFQVMRAVSRLKLDLIHHPHYAAPLFGGTPMVATIHDLIHQIFPEHCPSRLAWRMSWLLARRTASRARLILTVSEHSRRDILTHLGVPPEKVRLTYNCLPLGWGEGEPALPLPVLALGERPYFLHVGNHKIHKNLSLLLEAFSRLAPREKGIRLVLTGERGELEADLSRLHLEGDEVVFLGDLPNSALADVYRKAVALVFPSQYEGFGYPPLEAMGCGTPPIVSDAASLPEVVGDAGLIVPVGEVAPLAEAMERILSDVELRRRLSERAAERVRAFSWRNLAEKTLKAYEDAADIPG
- a CDS encoding undecaprenyl-phosphate glucose phosphotransferase; amino-acid sequence: MLKKYGQINVIVLFAGDALALSAAWFLAYLIRFHVGIIPLRRGFVPASEYMVLLPVVWAAWLLSARITHLYLHRTGLKSTEEIGRLTHTMAWAVMMLIALTFFFREQSYSRVMAVYFMVLGPFFLFLVRRLAWSLIRKLRRRGVDMRRILIVGTGGAARKMAELLRAHRYLGFELAGCLAEKEGGGAGQLSLPVLGALGDAPQVVERENIAEVYVALPASERASLDGLLDSLADSSVDLRLVPDVVDFMRLNAGIEDFSGIPIIVLSQSPLLGWNRLVKRLMDVVMGTLALALLSPVILIVAALVKLTSPGPLFYVQERMGLDGVSFQMYKFRSMKVDAEKETGAVWARPDDDRRTPVGAFLRRTSLDELPQLLNVIRGDMSLVGPRPERQVFVQNFRKSVPGYMLRHKMKSGITGWAQVNGWRGDTSIEKRIEFDLFYIENWSLGFDLKIMWMTLWKGFVNENAY
- a CDS encoding class I SAM-dependent methyltransferase — protein: MRASGDMSSSRVRREREFHEAQSARRAGEISGEALRFEDRTWLDHEDWVRDTFDVLGDVRDKWVLDYGAGEGWSSVILARRGAKVAAFDIAHGNALMASRRAAANGVGDRVALQEMAGERLGYRSGVFQAVYGNAVLHHVDLEAAGRELLRVLRPGGVAVFSEPWGGNPVLEFVRRHVPYRGKDRTPDERPLRVEDVEKLRALFPTLEIRPYQLLSMIRRQFPWRPLIRALEAADGRLLKLFPSLWRYCRYVVLVLRTERT
- a CDS encoding glycosyltransferase, encoding MRVAIVHDWLTGMRGGEKCLEVFCEIYPEADIFTLLHLKGSVSPLIERHRIITSPMQHFPRVERYYRHMLPLMPWFIRMLDLRGYDFVLSSSHCVAKGVRLDPDVFHLCYCYTPMRYAWSAYEDYFGGDRVGAPLRWILPWVMEYLRRWDNESNRGVYEFVGISYAVADRIRRFYQRDADVLYPPVDTDRFRPRGAPGDYYLMVSAFAPYKRVDLAVEAFNRLGRPLKIVGTGQDFERVRRMGKSNIEFLGWQDDATLAELYPGCRAFIFPGEEDFGITPLEAQACGRPVIAYGAGGALETVRALNQEDFSPPPGFASWSQGGEGAPTGVFFDRAGPDALADAVRCFEANEEKFLPEAARQQAEKFGKARFREAARRRFAEGRAAHKRRLAAIQE